Proteins from a genomic interval of Motilibacter aurantiacus:
- a CDS encoding cellulose binding domain-containing protein, with product MISRQRLAPVALAGVAAVALAGGLAAPAHAASNKPAATTTVDSCKATYTLNGSWKGRSTGFTSTIRFWNTGTAPITDWTLQFTFSGSGQQVAKLWSADWTQSGSTVTAKPLHFNQTIQPGKQLTIGFIANGVSGNPTSVTLSGTACGETASRGRASTGLAGTLSQMVEGYAASGDLRDGLLKSVRNRVQQIQRDEARDNQKLEIYHLRQFLKQFTYKRGQEDITAGARTELQSFARTMLNGLL from the coding sequence GTGATTTCGCGACAGCGACTGGCGCCGGTGGCGCTCGCGGGCGTGGCGGCGGTCGCGCTGGCGGGTGGCCTCGCCGCCCCCGCGCACGCCGCGAGCAACAAGCCGGCGGCGACGACGACGGTGGACTCGTGCAAGGCCACGTACACGCTGAACGGCTCGTGGAAGGGCCGCAGCACCGGCTTCACCTCGACAATCCGGTTCTGGAACACCGGCACCGCGCCCATCACCGACTGGACGCTCCAGTTCACCTTCTCCGGCTCGGGGCAGCAGGTGGCCAAGCTGTGGAGCGCGGACTGGACGCAGAGCGGCTCGACCGTGACGGCCAAGCCGCTGCACTTCAACCAGACGATCCAGCCGGGCAAGCAGCTGACGATCGGCTTCATCGCCAACGGGGTCAGCGGCAACCCGACGAGCGTCACGCTGAGCGGGACCGCCTGCGGCGAGACGGCCTCCAGGGGCCGGGCGAGCACCGGGCTGGCGGGCACCCTCAGCCAGATGGTCGAGGGCTACGCCGCGTCCGGCGACCTGCGCGACGGGCTGCTGAAGTCGGTCCGCAACCGGGTGCAGCAGATCCAGCGCGACGAGGCGCGGGACAACCAGAAGCTCGAGATCTACCACCTGCGCCAGTTCCTCAAGCAGTTCACCTACAAGCGCGGCCAGGAGGACATCACCGCGGGCGCCCGCACGGAGCTGCAGAGCTTCGCCCGCACGATGCTGAACGGCCTCCTCTGA